The window TAGGATGGGTTGATCTTCCTGAGAATTATAATCGTGAGGAATTTGCTCGTATTCAGGCTTCCGCTAAACAAATTCAATCCGACTCCGAGGCGCTTGTTGTAATCGGTATTGGTGGTTCCTATTTAGGCGCACGCGCGGCGCTAGAGATGTTGTCTCATTCTTTCTATAATATTTTGCCAAAAGATAAACGTAAGACACCTGAGATTTATTTCGTAGGAAATAACATCAGCTCTACATATGTTACGCATTTGCTTCAACTGCTTGAAGGCAAAGATTTCTCTGTGAACGTGATCTCGAAGTCCGGTACGACAACAGAGCCGGCGATTGCTTTCCGTATTTTCCGTGAGTTGTTAGAGAAGAAATATGGTAAAGAAGCTGCGCGCAAACGTATTTATGCTACAACGGATCAAGAGAAGGGTGCGCTCAAAACACTCGCTACAGCAGAAGGTTACGAAACCTTTGTCATTCCAGATGATGTAGGCGGACGATATTCGGTATTAACAGCTGTAGGTTTATTGCCAATCGCGACAGCGGGCATTGATGTGGAAGCGATTATGAAAGGCGCGGCAGATGCGCAGCATGAGTTCTCCAATCCGAAGCTGAGTGAAAATCAAGCTTATCAATACGCTGCTGTTCGAAATTCACTGTACCGTAAAGGGAAAACGATCGAAATTCTCGTCAACTACGAGCCTTCCCTGCATTTCGTTTCGGAATGGTGGAAGCAGCTGTTTGGTGAAAGTGAAGGAAAAGATTACAAAGGTATTTATCCAGCATCGGTAGACTTTTCGACGGATTTGCACTCCATGGGTCAGTTCGTTCAAGATGGCAACCGGATTCTGTTTGAAACGGTCATTCAAGTTGATCAAGTGGCTGACCATATTACAATTGGCACAGATCCCGATGATTTGGACGGACTCAACTTCCTTAGCGGGAAAACGATGGATTTCGTGAATAAGAAAGCTTTCCAAGGCACGATGCTTGCTCACACGGACGGTAACGTACCGAACCTGATCGTAACGCTTCCGGATATGACG is drawn from Paenibacillus sp. V4I7 and contains these coding sequences:
- a CDS encoding glucose-6-phosphate isomerase, whose product is MSKKLQFDYSKALSFLSQHEVDYLAAQVELAHEQLHNKTGAGSDYLGWVDLPENYNREEFARIQASAKQIQSDSEALVVIGIGGSYLGARAALEMLSHSFYNILPKDKRKTPEIYFVGNNISSTYVTHLLQLLEGKDFSVNVISKSGTTTEPAIAFRIFRELLEKKYGKEAARKRIYATTDQEKGALKTLATAEGYETFVIPDDVGGRYSVLTAVGLLPIATAGIDVEAIMKGAADAQHEFSNPKLSENQAYQYAAVRNSLYRKGKTIEILVNYEPSLHFVSEWWKQLFGESEGKDYKGIYPASVDFSTDLHSMGQFVQDGNRILFETVIQVDQVADHITIGTDPDDLDGLNFLSGKTMDFVNKKAFQGTMLAHTDGNVPNLIVTLPDMTPYSFGYMVYFFEKACGISGYLMGVNPFDQPGVEAYKKNMFALLGKPGYEKEKAELEARLQN